The following are from one region of the Alicyclobacillus fastidiosus genome:
- a CDS encoding ADP-ribosylglycohydrolase family protein — protein sequence MNQLSMVADSNRTGRIPLDYVERVYAGWLGKIIGVRHGGNVEGWTYERLERTFGEITGYLHEFKNFAADDDTNGPMVFLRALEDYTHTSAITAEQMGLTWLNYVPDGHGFFWWGGYGKSTENTAYLNLKNGIMAPRSGSIEQNGAAVAEQIGGQIFIDVWGLIAPGYPQLAAEYAEKIASVSHDGEGKYGGMFIAACIAQAFVEADIRTILEAGLSVIPADCEYTRMVRAVLAFHEKHPNNWRDCFRYVQGHFGYDRYPGVCHIIPNSAVIVLSLLYGEGDFDQSINICNMCGWDTDCNVANVGCIIGVRNGLDGIDDSWRKPINDFLCCSTVIGAMNIVDIPWCASYIANLGYKIAGVQVPVKWCDVLSGTSARFHFEYPGSTHAFRTDTDAEGHVTVVMENTTEAAASGSRALKVTFDRVHGGYGYRVFHKTYYTPEDFNDSRYDPSFSPILVPGQTLTTKVMAPATNGVKVQARLYVKDRNSGRRHYNEKVTLREGQWVPLSFDIPAMRGVLIEEAGIELIPESATHDSLTTYVDDFDFRGTPDYEVDFSMEHLEKWNGLHIEVSQLTYLRGLWTLEDGELSGSYYGESAEAYTGDHRWTDYHFAASVVPKLGDFHNVQFRVQGGIRSYAAGLAHVRDGKKLVLYKNVNGYEKLAEIEYAWELQREYIIGVEAVGNRFRISVDGIVVLDYTDDQDPYLNGQVGFSNFSGSHTHYRGFIVKGR from the coding sequence ATGAATCAGTTGTCGATGGTAGCCGACTCGAATCGCACAGGCCGTATTCCACTTGACTATGTCGAACGGGTTTATGCAGGTTGGCTGGGAAAGATTATCGGGGTGCGCCATGGCGGGAATGTGGAAGGTTGGACATATGAGCGTTTGGAACGGACGTTTGGTGAAATCACGGGCTATTTGCACGAATTTAAGAATTTCGCCGCGGACGATGATACAAATGGGCCGATGGTGTTTTTAAGAGCCTTGGAGGACTATACGCATACAAGCGCCATCACCGCAGAGCAAATGGGGCTCACATGGCTCAACTATGTACCAGATGGACATGGATTCTTTTGGTGGGGAGGTTACGGAAAGTCGACTGAGAACACGGCGTATCTAAATTTAAAGAACGGAATTATGGCGCCGCGTTCCGGTTCGATTGAACAAAACGGGGCAGCTGTGGCCGAACAAATAGGAGGACAGATCTTCATCGACGTATGGGGGCTGATTGCACCTGGGTATCCACAGCTCGCCGCAGAATACGCGGAAAAAATCGCGAGCGTCTCCCATGATGGAGAGGGTAAGTACGGTGGAATGTTCATCGCCGCATGTATCGCGCAAGCGTTCGTCGAAGCGGATATCCGTACGATTCTCGAAGCAGGGCTGTCTGTGATTCCAGCCGATTGTGAATACACCCGCATGGTTCGTGCCGTACTGGCGTTCCACGAAAAGCATCCAAACAATTGGCGGGATTGCTTTCGCTACGTACAAGGTCACTTTGGGTATGACCGCTACCCGGGCGTGTGTCATATTATCCCGAACTCGGCCGTGATCGTGCTATCACTGCTATACGGAGAAGGGGACTTCGATCAATCTATCAACATCTGCAACATGTGTGGATGGGACACGGACTGCAATGTGGCTAACGTAGGGTGCATCATTGGCGTTCGGAATGGGTTAGATGGGATCGATGATTCTTGGCGGAAGCCCATCAATGACTTTCTCTGTTGTTCCACCGTGATCGGCGCGATGAATATCGTAGATATTCCTTGGTGCGCGTCCTATATCGCGAATTTGGGGTACAAGATTGCGGGGGTGCAAGTCCCTGTAAAATGGTGCGATGTGCTTTCTGGTACGTCGGCTCGGTTCCACTTTGAATATCCGGGCTCAACTCATGCGTTCCGGACAGACACAGACGCCGAAGGACACGTAACTGTTGTTATGGAGAATACGACTGAGGCTGCCGCGAGCGGCAGCCGTGCCTTAAAGGTCACATTCGATAGGGTGCACGGTGGTTATGGATATCGGGTATTTCACAAGACGTACTACACGCCCGAGGATTTTAACGACAGCCGCTACGATCCAAGTTTCAGTCCCATTTTGGTGCCCGGACAGACGTTAACGACAAAGGTGATGGCTCCTGCGACGAATGGAGTGAAGGTTCAGGCGCGTCTGTACGTAAAGGATCGCAATTCAGGTCGACGGCATTACAATGAGAAAGTCACGTTGAGGGAGGGTCAGTGGGTGCCTTTAAGCTTTGACATCCCGGCCATGCGTGGCGTACTGATCGAAGAGGCAGGGATCGAACTGATTCCTGAGTCTGCGACGCACGACAGTTTGACGACGTACGTCGACGATTTTGATTTCCGTGGGACACCAGACTATGAAGTGGATTTTTCCATGGAACACTTGGAGAAGTGGAACGGGCTGCATATCGAAGTCAGTCAACTGACGTATTTACGTGGTCTATGGACTCTCGAGGACGGCGAGCTAAGCGGTAGTTACTATGGGGAGTCGGCGGAAGCATACACCGGAGACCATCGGTGGACGGATTATCATTTTGCAGCGTCGGTAGTGCCAAAATTAGGAGATTTCCATAATGTTCAGTTCCGAGTACAAGGTGGTATCCGCTCCTACGCAGCAGGACTTGCCCATGTTCGGGATGGAAAGAAATTAGTACTGTACAAGAACGTGAATGGGTACGAAAAGTTGGCCGAGATCGAATATGCCTGGGAGTTGCAACGCGAATATATCATCGGGGTCGAGGCTGTTGGGAACCGGTTTAGAATTAGTGTGGATGGAATAGTCGTCCTTGACTATACTGACGACCAAGACCCCTATTTAAATGGGCAGGTTGGCTTTTCGAATTTCTCTGGAAGCCACACCCATTACAGAGGTTTTATCGTCAAAGGTAGATAG
- a CDS encoding carbohydrate ABC transporter permease produces the protein MGTPSSILTTDEPIHPVNRSTRRTRTFVARLVVYLAMIVLSLAVLIPFIWMISTSLKSSSTMWSFPPKWIPKPFEWKNYSQAFHEVPLARYFGNTMIIEFFVILGQVLSCTLIAYGFSRFRFRGREVLFMIVLATMLIPQQVTMIPMFEMFKWLGWINTYLPLTVPSYFGNPFYIFMMRQFLQTIPLDLDEAAKIDGANSFQTLWRIIVPLLRSSIMIVIVFTFTDVYNDFMGPLIYLDDPNKFTLAVGLENFVSGFGTEWNLLMAGSTVALLPLLILYYFAQKQLIGGIASMGLKG, from the coding sequence ATGGGGACACCTTCATCCATTCTGACAACCGATGAACCGATTCACCCTGTGAACAGGTCTACACGTCGTACACGGACGTTTGTGGCGCGATTGGTTGTGTACCTAGCGATGATTGTGCTTTCACTAGCGGTGTTGATTCCTTTTATTTGGATGATTTCAACGTCATTGAAGTCGAGTTCGACAATGTGGAGCTTTCCGCCAAAATGGATTCCGAAACCGTTCGAGTGGAAGAACTACTCACAAGCGTTTCACGAAGTTCCCTTGGCAAGGTATTTCGGCAATACCATGATTATCGAATTTTTCGTCATCCTAGGGCAGGTGCTTTCCTGTACGTTGATTGCATATGGGTTTTCCCGGTTTCGGTTTCGGGGGCGTGAAGTCCTATTCATGATTGTACTGGCAACCATGCTCATCCCACAGCAAGTCACAATGATTCCCATGTTCGAAATGTTTAAGTGGTTGGGATGGATCAATACCTATCTACCTTTGACGGTACCCTCCTACTTTGGAAATCCGTTCTACATTTTCATGATGAGGCAATTTCTTCAGACCATTCCGCTTGACCTGGATGAGGCTGCAAAGATCGATGGAGCCAATTCATTTCAAACGCTCTGGCGGATTATCGTACCGCTATTGAGATCATCGATCATGATTGTGATCGTCTTCACGTTTACTGATGTATACAACGATTTTATGGGTCCTTTGATTTACTTAGACGATCCCAATAAATTCACATTGGCCGTGGGGCTAGAGAACTTTGTATCTGGATTTGGAACCGAGTGGAATCTACTAATGGCGGGTTCTACAGTCGCCCTCTTACCACTGTTGATTCTGTACTATTTCGCGCAGAAACAACTAATTGGTGGCATTGCGAGTATGGGACTTAAAGGTTGA
- a CDS encoding sugar ABC transporter substrate-binding protein: protein MKPRKLIMITLTYLSAMGMVSGCGRTQVDANQNQTITFWEPDDAGWQPLYKELVSDFEKSHPNITVKLINIPEDGYEQKLNTAFAAGLGPDVWVDYYDTEEYSKGYIQDLDSFIKQDNWNMNQYFQPITNIRTKGENGHYYALPRDVSVDTIFYNKTLFNKYHVPYPKAGWTMADFEQTAKELTHRQNKDYGMDGATGPGADWWLEGYPFVWDLGSDIISNDGWTASKFLDSPQTIQMVQVAQNMEKQGSVMPNALAQTFGSADYATFLSGHLGMTQGTLWGINQLQNTKFQWGSVPLPTPSGNTQNDSWADCVMYYMNAQSTHKAATWDFMKYMSGSSAAKVVIQSQTWIPDVKQAWIDTGLSTNSHFAASFEALNLPTKTADYERSPSWNTIVEPILSDVWNQIVTPDNDHYENVKQGLQQAAIQVQQALNREKSLQVP from the coding sequence ATGAAACCACGTAAACTCATCATGATAACGCTTACTTACTTGTCCGCTATGGGAATGGTAAGTGGGTGCGGAAGGACACAGGTGGATGCCAATCAGAATCAAACGATTACGTTCTGGGAGCCAGATGACGCAGGTTGGCAACCGTTGTACAAAGAGTTGGTGAGTGATTTCGAGAAATCTCATCCTAATATCACGGTTAAATTAATTAACATTCCAGAGGACGGATATGAACAGAAGCTGAATACGGCATTTGCGGCAGGTTTGGGTCCGGATGTTTGGGTTGATTATTACGACACCGAGGAATACTCGAAGGGCTATATACAAGACTTGGATTCTTTTATCAAGCAAGATAACTGGAATATGAATCAATATTTTCAACCTATCACCAACATCAGGACGAAAGGGGAAAACGGGCACTACTATGCACTGCCGCGTGACGTTTCAGTAGATACGATTTTCTACAACAAAACATTGTTTAATAAGTACCATGTCCCTTATCCAAAGGCAGGATGGACCATGGCTGACTTTGAACAGACAGCCAAAGAACTGACGCATCGGCAAAATAAGGACTATGGCATGGATGGGGCAACAGGGCCTGGAGCGGATTGGTGGCTCGAGGGGTATCCATTTGTCTGGGACTTAGGCAGCGACATCATCAGTAACGACGGGTGGACGGCTAGTAAATTTCTAGATTCGCCACAGACCATACAGATGGTGCAGGTGGCTCAGAATATGGAAAAACAGGGGAGTGTCATGCCGAACGCGCTTGCACAAACATTCGGTAGTGCGGATTACGCTACCTTTCTGTCTGGCCACTTAGGTATGACTCAAGGTACCCTATGGGGAATCAATCAATTGCAAAATACGAAGTTTCAATGGGGAAGTGTTCCATTACCGACCCCTTCAGGAAATACTCAAAATGACTCCTGGGCGGATTGTGTGATGTACTATATGAATGCCCAATCTACCCATAAGGCCGCCACCTGGGATTTTATGAAGTACATGTCGGGTTCAAGTGCAGCAAAAGTCGTGATTCAGTCGCAAACGTGGATTCCAGATGTGAAGCAGGCATGGATTGATACAGGATTAAGTACAAACTCTCATTTTGCGGCTTCATTTGAAGCATTGAATTTACCGACGAAGACTGCTGACTACGAGCGTTCTCCTTCCTGGAACACAATTGTAGAACCGATACTCTCAGATGTTTGGAACCAAATTGTCACCCCAGACAATGACCATTACGAAAACGTCAAGCAGGGGCTGCAACAAGCAGCGATCCAGGTACAACAAGCACTGAATAGGGAAAAGTCCCTTCAAGTACCGTGA
- a CDS encoding sugar ABC transporter permease, whose amino-acid sequence MQATRRSKLVRNEGLTGYLYILPWIIGFLAFSAFPILDSLYLSFNHWDIYQPPHWVGLANYRLLFRDPLFYKSLEVTLTYSAMYIPLSLVLGLLISLMLNLKIKGIGIFRTLFYLPSVISGVAVSMLWMWIFNKDYGLINYLLSLVGIKGPDWLNNPHWIVPVYVIMGLWGVGGSAVLFLGGLQNIPKHLYEAAQIDGASVWQRFWKITLPQLTPTIFFLLLTGIVGSFQVFTSAYVINGRGAGGPDNAGLFYMLYLFNQAFQQYNMGYASAMAWIGGLISMILAVIVYRTQNKWVYYEADLSNKGGRS is encoded by the coding sequence ATGCAGGCAACAAGGCGGTCCAAGCTGGTGCGAAACGAAGGGCTCACAGGGTATTTGTATATCCTACCTTGGATCATTGGATTTCTCGCGTTTTCGGCTTTTCCCATTTTAGATTCGTTGTATCTTAGTTTTAATCACTGGGATATTTACCAGCCGCCACATTGGGTAGGACTGGCGAATTACAGATTGCTATTTCGCGATCCGCTGTTCTACAAGTCGTTAGAAGTTACTCTAACATACAGCGCGATGTATATTCCGTTGAGCTTGGTTCTCGGGCTCTTGATCTCACTCATGCTCAATCTGAAGATCAAAGGTATTGGCATTTTTAGAACGCTGTTTTACCTGCCTTCCGTGATTTCTGGTGTAGCGGTCTCGATGTTGTGGATGTGGATCTTTAACAAGGACTATGGCTTGATCAATTATTTACTCTCTTTAGTCGGGATTAAAGGACCAGATTGGTTGAATAATCCGCACTGGATCGTTCCTGTATACGTCATCATGGGGCTTTGGGGAGTTGGTGGTAGCGCAGTCCTGTTTTTGGGTGGTTTACAGAATATACCGAAACATCTGTACGAGGCGGCTCAAATTGATGGCGCATCTGTTTGGCAGCGGTTTTGGAAAATTACGTTACCGCAACTCACACCAACGATCTTCTTTCTCTTACTCACAGGGATCGTCGGATCATTTCAAGTCTTTACAAGTGCATATGTGATTAACGGCCGTGGTGCAGGGGGGCCGGATAATGCGGGTTTATTCTACATGCTCTATCTGTTTAACCAGGCGTTTCAGCAGTACAACATGGGATATGCGTCGGCGATGGCCTGGATCGGCGGTCTCATATCGATGATCCTAGCGGTTATCGTGTACCGAACTCAAAACAAGTGGGTCTACTATGAAGCTGATTTGTCCAATAAAGGAGGGCGGTCGTGA
- a CDS encoding MFS transporter, translating into MGKVVKREYHQYSSQKTILGLDKNAFLVTLTSFLGWTMVNMDSSFFSNVYPLIQKDLHLANWTVGAITATMAIAACFATLIAGPLSDYLGRKVVFQFTILFTALGSALSALSGGFVSLLIARCLTMAGNASEWMIGQVMVTEGTPSKSRGWWTGVAQVGFPVGWFLTAVVVAHLAPVWGWRGVFWAGLIPIFLILVTRFFVKESDRFEDLKQFRQQAKRLGETDAGLNQDTAYTVNKQEATQFTYRQLFNPDLRRTTILLWIWQFVYNYGLFCVAYFLPSIASAHGFTLSNSWMVSAWGTGVGAVGYLVAAFLGNIVGRRIISLIWLFLGGVAGTFFAFGIHSINEMAFWWAAYYFFTVGHMGAYVPYMLESFPTRARGTGASLISFSNWVALFLAGVTSQWMVHSFGVNIAAFLWLGIAVWIAFVCGLGTRKIKPGLDLEDIIS; encoded by the coding sequence ATGGGGAAAGTTGTCAAGCGGGAATACCATCAGTACTCTAGTCAAAAGACCATACTCGGGCTGGACAAAAATGCATTTCTAGTCACCCTGACGTCCTTTTTAGGATGGACAATGGTGAATATGGACAGCTCCTTTTTCAGCAATGTCTATCCTTTAATTCAGAAGGACTTGCATTTGGCCAATTGGACGGTTGGTGCAATCACTGCAACGATGGCGATCGCAGCCTGTTTTGCAACCTTAATTGCAGGACCGTTATCAGATTATTTAGGGAGAAAGGTCGTCTTTCAGTTCACCATCCTATTCACCGCGCTAGGGAGTGCGCTGAGCGCATTGTCGGGCGGCTTCGTTTCACTTTTAATTGCACGCTGTCTCACTATGGCTGGCAATGCGTCGGAGTGGATGATTGGGCAGGTCATGGTCACTGAGGGTACGCCCAGTAAATCTCGCGGGTGGTGGACCGGAGTAGCGCAAGTTGGCTTTCCAGTGGGGTGGTTCCTCACTGCGGTGGTTGTAGCCCATTTGGCGCCTGTATGGGGATGGAGAGGAGTATTCTGGGCCGGATTGATCCCGATTTTCCTCATCTTGGTCACACGCTTCTTTGTCAAGGAGAGTGACAGATTTGAGGACTTGAAGCAATTTAGACAACAGGCTAAACGCTTAGGAGAAACAGACGCGGGGCTAAACCAAGACACAGCATACACAGTGAACAAACAGGAAGCAACGCAATTCACGTATCGACAACTGTTTAATCCTGACCTCCGTCGCACCACCATTCTCCTGTGGATTTGGCAGTTCGTCTACAATTACGGGCTATTTTGCGTCGCGTATTTTCTACCGTCTATTGCAAGTGCACATGGATTTACTTTGTCGAACAGTTGGATGGTGAGTGCCTGGGGAACAGGAGTTGGCGCCGTCGGGTACCTCGTCGCTGCATTCCTAGGGAACATCGTTGGCCGCCGCATCATCTCACTGATCTGGCTTTTCCTGGGTGGGGTAGCTGGGACGTTTTTTGCTTTTGGGATCCACTCAATCAATGAAATGGCCTTTTGGTGGGCAGCGTACTATTTCTTCACCGTTGGGCACATGGGTGCGTACGTCCCATATATGTTGGAGAGTTTCCCAACGCGTGCGAGAGGAACTGGTGCTTCACTCATCTCGTTTTCAAACTGGGTTGCACTGTTCTTGGCGGGCGTGACTTCACAGTGGATGGTACATTCCTTTGGTGTGAACATCGCGGCATTTTTGTGGCTAGGGATAGCCGTCTGGATCGCATTCGTATGTGGGTTGGGAACGCGTAAAATCAAGCCAGGATTAGACCTCGAGGACATTATTAGTTGA
- a CDS encoding AraC family transcriptional regulator — MECFKFDTELSNRGLLKIIDWSPATFKEPYHWHDSLEIGYCKKGHGWFYFGDKVYDVCAGDIFVVNNLQGHIAQSDASNPSYYHFIYFNRNLLELLNPELLLPFISNPIDFNHKIPARTKMAEDIGNLIEEINKEFQEENYAHHAMAYSYLIEICVMLLRHYRGDRSGQEWERERKAYYRLKPGLDFIQDHAQEDISLEDVANHLALSPSRTRHLMKETIGEGFKEYLLRRRVTLAQGLLLNTNLSVLNVGLQSGFQSDSSFYRAFKQMTGMTPQDFRNQS, encoded by the coding sequence ATGGAGTGTTTCAAATTTGATACCGAGTTATCGAATCGAGGCTTGTTGAAGATCATAGATTGGAGCCCTGCAACGTTTAAGGAACCTTATCACTGGCACGACTCGTTAGAAATTGGTTACTGCAAGAAGGGTCACGGATGGTTCTATTTTGGAGATAAGGTATATGACGTGTGTGCGGGGGACATCTTTGTCGTGAATAATTTACAGGGGCATATTGCGCAGTCAGATGCGTCCAACCCCAGCTATTACCATTTCATATACTTCAATCGTAACTTGCTGGAGTTACTCAATCCTGAATTGCTGCTCCCGTTTATCTCCAACCCCATAGATTTTAATCATAAAATACCGGCGCGCACGAAAATGGCTGAGGACATAGGCAACCTGATAGAAGAAATTAATAAGGAGTTTCAAGAGGAAAATTATGCGCATCATGCGATGGCATATAGTTATCTCATCGAAATTTGTGTGATGCTGTTGCGCCATTATCGGGGTGATCGGTCGGGGCAGGAGTGGGAGCGCGAGCGGAAAGCATACTACCGGCTAAAGCCGGGATTGGACTTCATTCAAGATCATGCGCAGGAAGATATTTCATTGGAAGATGTAGCGAATCATTTGGCACTTAGTCCGTCTCGTACGCGCCACTTAATGAAAGAGACCATCGGAGAGGGATTCAAGGAATACTTGTTACGTAGACGCGTGACGTTGGCACAGGGCCTTCTCCTAAATACAAACCTCAGTGTTTTAAACGTAGGATTACAGAGCGGATTTCAGAGCGACTCTTCATTTTATCGCGCCTTTAAGCAAATGACCGGTATGACACCCCAAGATTTTCGAAATCAATCATAG